The sequence below is a genomic window from Acidimicrobiales bacterium.
ACGACCTACCGCCGCGGTCGGCGCACGGAGCCGCGATGCACGGGCCCGAGCCTACCGGCCCCCGTCAGGAGGTCGTCAGCACGAGCAGCCGTCCGCCGCCGACGGTCGCCGGGTGACCCGCTCCTGGCACGGCCGACCGCCCTGCGGCACCAACGGCGGCACCGCGCCATCGTCGCACGCCCGGCGGGCGTCCCCCCGCTGCCGGCCGTGGCAGACTCGGCGCAGGATGGCACGCCGACGACGGACCGACCGCACCGGCGACCGGCCGCTGCTCCACCTGGTGTTCCCCAGGTGGCAGGGCACCGGGCTCCAGCTGACCTTCGGCCACCGGATGCCGCCCATGGCGCTGCTGGTCCTCGCCGCCCTGGCCCGCCGCAGCGGCTGGGACGCCCGCGTCGTCGACGAGAACTTCGACCCCCTGCCGGCCGAGACGCCCGACCTGGTGGCCCTGACCGTGTGGACCCCCGTGGCGTCCCGGGCCTACGCCGTGGCCGACGGCTACCGGGCGCGCGGCGTACCGGTCGTCCTGGGCGGCGTCCACCCGTCGCTGCTGCCGACCGAGGCCCTGCGCCACGCCGACGCCGTGGTGTCGGGCGAGGCCGAGGGCGTGTTCGCCACCGTGCTCGCCGACGCGCTCGCCGGCACCCTGTCGCCGCTGTACCAGGGCGAGTGGCAGGGCATGCACGCGGTGCCGACGGCCGACGAGTGGCGGGTCGACCTGAAGCGGTTCCCGCTCACCCGCTACGCCCCGCTCAACACCCTCCAGACGACGCGCGGCTGCCGGTTCAACTGCGACTTCTGCTCGGTCATCCGCATCAACGGGCGCGGCTCGCGCCACCGTGACCCCGAGCAGGTCGTGGAGGAGCTGCGGGTCATAAAGAAGGCGGGGCAGCACATCGGCCGCTTCGCCTACGTCTTCTTCCTCGACGACGACCTGGCCGCCGACCTCGACTACACCCGCGAGCTGTGCGAGACGCTGGTGCGCTCGAAGGTCCACGTGACGTGGGGCGCCCAGGCGTCCATCGGCCTGGCCCGCGACCAGGAGCTGCTCGACCTGGCCCACCGCAGCGGCTGCCGGGTCCTGTTCACCGGCTTCGAGAGCGTCTCGCGCGACGCCCTCATCGAGTGCAACAAGAAGAACCGCCCCGGCCAGTACGGCGAGCTGGTGGACCGGCTGCACCGGCGGGGCATCGGCGTGGAGGGCGGGTTCATCTTCGGCTTCGACACCGACCAGCCCGACGTGTTCCGGCACACCGTCGAGTTCGTGGACCG
It includes:
- a CDS encoding radical SAM protein, coding for MARRRRTDRTGDRPLLHLVFPRWQGTGLQLTFGHRMPPMALLVLAALARRSGWDARVVDENFDPLPAETPDLVALTVWTPVASRAYAVADGYRARGVPVVLGGVHPSLLPTEALRHADAVVSGEAEGVFATVLADALAGTLSPLYQGEWQGMHAVPTADEWRVDLKRFPLTRYAPLNTLQTTRGCRFNCDFCSVIRINGRGSRHRDPEQVVEELRVIKKAGQHIGRFAYVFFLDDDLAADLDYTRELCETLVRSKVHVTWGAQASIGLARDQELLDLAHRSGCRVLFTGFESVSRDALIECNKKNRPGQYGELVDRLHRRGIGVEGGFIFGFDTDQPDVFRHTVEFVDRIGVDLAHFSILTPYPGTHTYSRMLADDRITSFDWRRYNLYNAVFEPARMSAAELEDGLHAAYRWYYRGNRRARRFLRETGRRDPRFNLALGAAGANYAHHYRRLRLYPGDAYEAAPEDIARLAKASAAPAQEALDVAFADATSGGGPAVGGTLGGTPVTLGPPRRATTAGA